In the Diorhabda carinulata isolate Delta chromosome 9, icDioCari1.1, whole genome shotgun sequence genome, one interval contains:
- the LOC130898280 gene encoding dystrophin isoform X1, protein MELYITNRIIYEKPVMHKKEENFDQKKLDLEVWLQKMESRLAGMAPVGHTADVLEVQLREQKSLHAELHQFKSQIESFQQLTQKLITAHQHEDTSRYKKAAEYINQHYLRLDACIVNRGKLLHSALSSLQNLDRSLDKFLAWLSEAESVVETLEGDNESRRAAHQLKELQSDIDRQAPTHHALRNSSLALLGSLAAEDALMLQLRGDEMERRWQALRTRTSDLRNRLEHNADYWNALLLSLRELTEWVIRKDTELGLAARQDDHRAFRQQLEDKRPLVESSLRSARQFVAGDPSGELARNLRRELVKLSDKWNGLIDKSDQLAKRFEQNSIKLKQLTMNLEESCSAVSRLERATLSWSGPRSAAEARELLSGLRTLEQQVPSLQRTLEEARIQAASIGNTLPNNLAAQLEDCTARCRALQAAIRERRDQLTGSTQGEISPGPSSVQPPWERATTPNKVPYYINHSTETTHWDHPHMLDLAVGLLQLNEVRFSAYRTASKLRAIQKKLRLDLVTISAASEAFDLHGLRAQNDKILDVADMVLVLRAIFGNVAPDDGVPQIDAPLSVDLALNWLLNVYDSQRTGQIRVLSFKVGLTLLSKGHLEDKYRYLFRLIADPQQKADQRKLGLLLHDILQVPRQLGEVAAFGGSNIEPSVRSCLGDREELEAAHFLAWLKQEPQSLVWLPVLHRLAAAENAKHQAKCNCCKQYPIVGLRYRCLKCFNFDMCQGCFFSGRLTKGHKLNHPMHEYCAATTSVEDVRDFTKALKNKFKSKRYFAKHPRVGYLPVRSVLEGDELESPVASPQHNDMHSRLEIYASRLAEVELRAASPEDEHRLIADYCHSLDGGPASPGQLMLVIDEEQRAELQEMIRELEVENQALLQEYDQLQRGSNPVPQPQPQHDVLAEARLLRQHKGRLEARMQILEDHNRQLEAQLQRLRQLLDEPGPNSTLQTRSVTASQLNQDTPARMNQPPPPTDHR, encoded by the exons ATGGAACTTTATATAACAAATAGGATTATATATGAG AAACCAGTGATGCATAAGAAGGAAGAGAACTTTGAtcagaaaaaattagatttggaAGTATGGCTGCAGAAGATGGAATCGAGATTAGCTGGCATGGCTCCGGTAGGGCATACTGCAGACGTGCTGGAGGTGCAGCTGAGAGAACAGAAGAGTTTACATGCCGAATTACACCAGTTCAAGTCACAAATCGAGTCTTTCCAGCAACTAACGCAGAAACTAATCACTGCCCATCAACATGAAGATACCAGTAGATATAAGAAG GCGGCCGAATACATCAACCAACACTACCTCCGCTTAGACGCTTGCATTGTCAACCGTGGTAAACTGCTCCATTCCGCCCTGAGCTCCCTCCAAAATCTAGACAGATCTCTAGATAAATTCTTAGCGTGGCTCAGCGAGGCGGAAAGCGTAGTGGAGACTTTGGAAGGGGATAATGAATCGAGGCGAGCGGCTCATCAACTTAAAGAACTCCAATCGGATATCGATAGACAAGCACCAACACATCACGCGCTTAGAAATTCCAGTTTGGCGCTATTAGGGTCGTTAGCTGCCGAAGATGCTCTGATGCTGCAGCTGAGAGGTGACGAGATGGAGAGGCGATGGCAG GCTCTTCGTACGAGAACTTCCGATTTACGTAATCGCTTGGAACACAACGCTGATTATTGGAACGCGTTGCTTCTATCTTTGCGGGAACTTACCGAGTGGGTTATCAGGAAAGATACGGAACTCGGTTTGGCGGCTAGACAAGACGATCATAGAGCTTTCAG gcAACAATTAGAAGATAAACGACCTCTGGTAGAAAGCAGTTTACGCAGCGCTAGACAGTTCGTAGCGGGGGATCCTTCAGGAGAACTGGCTAGGAATTTGAGGAGGGAATTAGTGAAATTGTCCGATAAATGGAACGGTTTAATCGATAAAAGCGATCAATTGGCTAAAAGATTCGAACAAAACTCAATT AAACTCAAACAGTTGACGATGAATTTGGAGGAATCTTGTTCGGCGGTTTCTCGTTTGGAAAGGGCTACATTGAGTTGGAGCGGTCCTCGTAGCGCTGCGGAGGCTCGGGAGCTTTTGTCCGGTCTCCGTACGTTGGAACAGCAAGTTCCTTCGTTGCAAAGGACTTTGGAGGAAGCTAGGATTCAAGCTGCTAGTATTG GTAACACCTTACCGAATAATTTAGCCGCGCAATTGGAGGATTGCACTGCAAGGTGTAGAGCTCTACAAGCGGCCATTAGAGAAAGAAGAGACCAACTTACCGGCAGTACTCAAG GCGAAATATCCCCGGGCCCTTCGAGCGTCCAACCGCCGTGGGAACGCGCCACCACCCCAAACAAAGTCCCATATTACATAAACCACAGCACGGAAACCACCCATTGGGACCATCCGCACATGCTCGATTTAGCCGTTGGCCTTTTGCAATTGAACGAAGTCAGATTCAGCGCTTATCGTACGGCATCGAAATTGCGCgccatacaaaaaaaattgcgtCTCGATCTCGTCACGATAAGCGCGGCATCCGAAGCGTTCGACCTGCACGGCCTGCGAGCGCAGAACGACAAAATTCTAGACGTCGCCGACATGGTTTTGGTGCTGAGGGCGATATTCGGCAACGTCGCGCCGGACGACGGCGTCCCCCAAATCGACGCGCCCCTGTCGGTGGACCTCGCCTTGAACTGGCTGTTGAACGTGTACGACAGCCAACGCACCGGCCAGATAAGGGTGCTGAGCTTCAAAGTGGGGCTCACTCTCTTGTCCAAAGGCCACCTGGAGGACAAATACCGATATTTGTTCCGACTGATAGCGGATCCGCAGCAGAAGGCCGACCAAAGGAAATTGGGACTGTTGCTGCACGATATCCTGCAGGTGCCGCGCCAGCTCGGCGAGGTCGCGGCCTTCGGCGGCTCCAACATCGAGCCGAGCGTCAGGAGTTGCTTGGGCGACAGGGAGGAGCTGGAGGCGGCGCATTTTTTGGCCTGGTTGAAACAAGAACCGCAG tCTCTGGTATGGTTGCCGGTGCTGCACCGATTGGCGGCGGCGGAGAACGCCAAACACCAAGCGAAATGCAATTGTTGCAAACAATATCCGATAGTCGGACTCAGGTATCGGTGTTTGAAGTGTTTCAACTTCGATATGTGTCAGGGGTGTTTCTTTTCCGGTCGGCTGACTAAAGGGCACAAATTGAATCATCCGATGCACGAGTATTGCGCGGCCACAACGTCCGTCGAAGACGTCAGAGATTTTACGAAGGCTTTGAAGAACAAATTTAAGAGCAAAAGGTATTTTGCTAAGCATCCGAGAGTGGGGTATCTGCCGGTTAGATCGGTTTTGGAGGGTGACGAATTGGAGAGTCCCGTCGCTTCGCCGCAACACAACGATATGCATTCCag ATTAGAAATATACGCTAGCCGTTTAGCGGAAGTGGAGCTCCGAGCCGCGTCGCCGGAAGACGAACACCGCCTAATAGCCGACTACTGTCACTCGCTAGATGGCGGTCCGGCCAGTCCCGGTCAATTGATGCTCGTTATAGACGAAGAACAACGAGCCGAACTCCAAGAAATGATCCGAGAATTGGAAGTGGAAAATCAAGCGCTTCTCCAAGAATACGATCAACTGCAACGCGGCAGCAACCCCGTACCGCAACCGCAACCCCAACACGACGTTTTAGCCGAGGCGAGGCTGCTCAG ACAGCACAAGGGACGATTGGAGGCGCGGATGCAGATACTGGAAGATCACAATAGACAATTGGAGGCGCAGTTGCAACGTTTGAGGCAACTTTTGGACGAACCGGGGCCTAATTCTACTTTGCAGACTCGTAGCGTTACGGCGTCGCAATTGAATCAAGATACTCCGGCTAGGATGAATCAACCGCCGCCGCCGACTGACCACCGTTGA
- the LOC130898280 gene encoding dystrophin isoform X2: protein MIREQKMMLNKKPVMHKKEENFDQKKLDLEVWLQKMESRLAGMAPVGHTADVLEVQLREQKSLHAELHQFKSQIESFQQLTQKLITAHQHEDTSRYKKAAEYINQHYLRLDACIVNRGKLLHSALSSLQNLDRSLDKFLAWLSEAESVVETLEGDNESRRAAHQLKELQSDIDRQAPTHHALRNSSLALLGSLAAEDALMLQLRGDEMERRWQALRTRTSDLRNRLEHNADYWNALLLSLRELTEWVIRKDTELGLAARQDDHRAFRQQLEDKRPLVESSLRSARQFVAGDPSGELARNLRRELVKLSDKWNGLIDKSDQLAKRFEQNSIKLKQLTMNLEESCSAVSRLERATLSWSGPRSAAEARELLSGLRTLEQQVPSLQRTLEEARIQAASIGNTLPNNLAAQLEDCTARCRALQAAIRERRDQLTGSTQGEISPGPSSVQPPWERATTPNKVPYYINHSTETTHWDHPHMLDLAVGLLQLNEVRFSAYRTASKLRAIQKKLRLDLVTISAASEAFDLHGLRAQNDKILDVADMVLVLRAIFGNVAPDDGVPQIDAPLSVDLALNWLLNVYDSQRTGQIRVLSFKVGLTLLSKGHLEDKYRYLFRLIADPQQKADQRKLGLLLHDILQVPRQLGEVAAFGGSNIEPSVRSCLGDREELEAAHFLAWLKQEPQSLVWLPVLHRLAAAENAKHQAKCNCCKQYPIVGLRYRCLKCFNFDMCQGCFFSGRLTKGHKLNHPMHEYCAATTSVEDVRDFTKALKNKFKSKRYFAKHPRVGYLPVRSVLEGDELESPVASPQHNDMHSRLEIYASRLAEVELRAASPEDEHRLIADYCHSLDGGPASPGQLMLVIDEEQRAELQEMIRELEVENQALLQEYDQLQRGSNPVPQPQPQHDVLAEARLLRQHKGRLEARMQILEDHNRQLEAQLQRLRQLLDEPGPNSTLQTRSVTASQLNQDTPARMNQPPPPTDHR, encoded by the exons ATGATTAGAGAACagaaaatgatgttgaataaG AAACCAGTGATGCATAAGAAGGAAGAGAACTTTGAtcagaaaaaattagatttggaAGTATGGCTGCAGAAGATGGAATCGAGATTAGCTGGCATGGCTCCGGTAGGGCATACTGCAGACGTGCTGGAGGTGCAGCTGAGAGAACAGAAGAGTTTACATGCCGAATTACACCAGTTCAAGTCACAAATCGAGTCTTTCCAGCAACTAACGCAGAAACTAATCACTGCCCATCAACATGAAGATACCAGTAGATATAAGAAG GCGGCCGAATACATCAACCAACACTACCTCCGCTTAGACGCTTGCATTGTCAACCGTGGTAAACTGCTCCATTCCGCCCTGAGCTCCCTCCAAAATCTAGACAGATCTCTAGATAAATTCTTAGCGTGGCTCAGCGAGGCGGAAAGCGTAGTGGAGACTTTGGAAGGGGATAATGAATCGAGGCGAGCGGCTCATCAACTTAAAGAACTCCAATCGGATATCGATAGACAAGCACCAACACATCACGCGCTTAGAAATTCCAGTTTGGCGCTATTAGGGTCGTTAGCTGCCGAAGATGCTCTGATGCTGCAGCTGAGAGGTGACGAGATGGAGAGGCGATGGCAG GCTCTTCGTACGAGAACTTCCGATTTACGTAATCGCTTGGAACACAACGCTGATTATTGGAACGCGTTGCTTCTATCTTTGCGGGAACTTACCGAGTGGGTTATCAGGAAAGATACGGAACTCGGTTTGGCGGCTAGACAAGACGATCATAGAGCTTTCAG gcAACAATTAGAAGATAAACGACCTCTGGTAGAAAGCAGTTTACGCAGCGCTAGACAGTTCGTAGCGGGGGATCCTTCAGGAGAACTGGCTAGGAATTTGAGGAGGGAATTAGTGAAATTGTCCGATAAATGGAACGGTTTAATCGATAAAAGCGATCAATTGGCTAAAAGATTCGAACAAAACTCAATT AAACTCAAACAGTTGACGATGAATTTGGAGGAATCTTGTTCGGCGGTTTCTCGTTTGGAAAGGGCTACATTGAGTTGGAGCGGTCCTCGTAGCGCTGCGGAGGCTCGGGAGCTTTTGTCCGGTCTCCGTACGTTGGAACAGCAAGTTCCTTCGTTGCAAAGGACTTTGGAGGAAGCTAGGATTCAAGCTGCTAGTATTG GTAACACCTTACCGAATAATTTAGCCGCGCAATTGGAGGATTGCACTGCAAGGTGTAGAGCTCTACAAGCGGCCATTAGAGAAAGAAGAGACCAACTTACCGGCAGTACTCAAG GCGAAATATCCCCGGGCCCTTCGAGCGTCCAACCGCCGTGGGAACGCGCCACCACCCCAAACAAAGTCCCATATTACATAAACCACAGCACGGAAACCACCCATTGGGACCATCCGCACATGCTCGATTTAGCCGTTGGCCTTTTGCAATTGAACGAAGTCAGATTCAGCGCTTATCGTACGGCATCGAAATTGCGCgccatacaaaaaaaattgcgtCTCGATCTCGTCACGATAAGCGCGGCATCCGAAGCGTTCGACCTGCACGGCCTGCGAGCGCAGAACGACAAAATTCTAGACGTCGCCGACATGGTTTTGGTGCTGAGGGCGATATTCGGCAACGTCGCGCCGGACGACGGCGTCCCCCAAATCGACGCGCCCCTGTCGGTGGACCTCGCCTTGAACTGGCTGTTGAACGTGTACGACAGCCAACGCACCGGCCAGATAAGGGTGCTGAGCTTCAAAGTGGGGCTCACTCTCTTGTCCAAAGGCCACCTGGAGGACAAATACCGATATTTGTTCCGACTGATAGCGGATCCGCAGCAGAAGGCCGACCAAAGGAAATTGGGACTGTTGCTGCACGATATCCTGCAGGTGCCGCGCCAGCTCGGCGAGGTCGCGGCCTTCGGCGGCTCCAACATCGAGCCGAGCGTCAGGAGTTGCTTGGGCGACAGGGAGGAGCTGGAGGCGGCGCATTTTTTGGCCTGGTTGAAACAAGAACCGCAG tCTCTGGTATGGTTGCCGGTGCTGCACCGATTGGCGGCGGCGGAGAACGCCAAACACCAAGCGAAATGCAATTGTTGCAAACAATATCCGATAGTCGGACTCAGGTATCGGTGTTTGAAGTGTTTCAACTTCGATATGTGTCAGGGGTGTTTCTTTTCCGGTCGGCTGACTAAAGGGCACAAATTGAATCATCCGATGCACGAGTATTGCGCGGCCACAACGTCCGTCGAAGACGTCAGAGATTTTACGAAGGCTTTGAAGAACAAATTTAAGAGCAAAAGGTATTTTGCTAAGCATCCGAGAGTGGGGTATCTGCCGGTTAGATCGGTTTTGGAGGGTGACGAATTGGAGAGTCCCGTCGCTTCGCCGCAACACAACGATATGCATTCCag ATTAGAAATATACGCTAGCCGTTTAGCGGAAGTGGAGCTCCGAGCCGCGTCGCCGGAAGACGAACACCGCCTAATAGCCGACTACTGTCACTCGCTAGATGGCGGTCCGGCCAGTCCCGGTCAATTGATGCTCGTTATAGACGAAGAACAACGAGCCGAACTCCAAGAAATGATCCGAGAATTGGAAGTGGAAAATCAAGCGCTTCTCCAAGAATACGATCAACTGCAACGCGGCAGCAACCCCGTACCGCAACCGCAACCCCAACACGACGTTTTAGCCGAGGCGAGGCTGCTCAG ACAGCACAAGGGACGATTGGAGGCGCGGATGCAGATACTGGAAGATCACAATAGACAATTGGAGGCGCAGTTGCAACGTTTGAGGCAACTTTTGGACGAACCGGGGCCTAATTCTACTTTGCAGACTCGTAGCGTTACGGCGTCGCAATTGAATCAAGATACTCCGGCTAGGATGAATCAACCGCCGCCGCCGACTGACCACCGTTGA
- the LOC130898280 gene encoding dystrophin isoform X3: MHKKEENFDQKKLDLEVWLQKMESRLAGMAPVGHTADVLEVQLREQKSLHAELHQFKSQIESFQQLTQKLITAHQHEDTSRYKKAAEYINQHYLRLDACIVNRGKLLHSALSSLQNLDRSLDKFLAWLSEAESVVETLEGDNESRRAAHQLKELQSDIDRQAPTHHALRNSSLALLGSLAAEDALMLQLRGDEMERRWQALRTRTSDLRNRLEHNADYWNALLLSLRELTEWVIRKDTELGLAARQDDHRAFRQQLEDKRPLVESSLRSARQFVAGDPSGELARNLRRELVKLSDKWNGLIDKSDQLAKRFEQNSIKLKQLTMNLEESCSAVSRLERATLSWSGPRSAAEARELLSGLRTLEQQVPSLQRTLEEARIQAASIGNTLPNNLAAQLEDCTARCRALQAAIRERRDQLTGSTQGEISPGPSSVQPPWERATTPNKVPYYINHSTETTHWDHPHMLDLAVGLLQLNEVRFSAYRTASKLRAIQKKLRLDLVTISAASEAFDLHGLRAQNDKILDVADMVLVLRAIFGNVAPDDGVPQIDAPLSVDLALNWLLNVYDSQRTGQIRVLSFKVGLTLLSKGHLEDKYRYLFRLIADPQQKADQRKLGLLLHDILQVPRQLGEVAAFGGSNIEPSVRSCLGDREELEAAHFLAWLKQEPQSLVWLPVLHRLAAAENAKHQAKCNCCKQYPIVGLRYRCLKCFNFDMCQGCFFSGRLTKGHKLNHPMHEYCAATTSVEDVRDFTKALKNKFKSKRYFAKHPRVGYLPVRSVLEGDELESPVASPQHNDMHSRLEIYASRLAEVELRAASPEDEHRLIADYCHSLDGGPASPGQLMLVIDEEQRAELQEMIRELEVENQALLQEYDQLQRGSNPVPQPQPQHDVLAEARLLRQHKGRLEARMQILEDHNRQLEAQLQRLRQLLDEPGPNSTLQTRSVTASQLNQDTPARMNQPPPPTDHR; encoded by the exons ATGCATAAGAAGGAAGAGAACTTTGAtcagaaaaaattagatttggaAGTATGGCTGCAGAAGATGGAATCGAGATTAGCTGGCATGGCTCCGGTAGGGCATACTGCAGACGTGCTGGAGGTGCAGCTGAGAGAACAGAAGAGTTTACATGCCGAATTACACCAGTTCAAGTCACAAATCGAGTCTTTCCAGCAACTAACGCAGAAACTAATCACTGCCCATCAACATGAAGATACCAGTAGATATAAGAAG GCGGCCGAATACATCAACCAACACTACCTCCGCTTAGACGCTTGCATTGTCAACCGTGGTAAACTGCTCCATTCCGCCCTGAGCTCCCTCCAAAATCTAGACAGATCTCTAGATAAATTCTTAGCGTGGCTCAGCGAGGCGGAAAGCGTAGTGGAGACTTTGGAAGGGGATAATGAATCGAGGCGAGCGGCTCATCAACTTAAAGAACTCCAATCGGATATCGATAGACAAGCACCAACACATCACGCGCTTAGAAATTCCAGTTTGGCGCTATTAGGGTCGTTAGCTGCCGAAGATGCTCTGATGCTGCAGCTGAGAGGTGACGAGATGGAGAGGCGATGGCAG GCTCTTCGTACGAGAACTTCCGATTTACGTAATCGCTTGGAACACAACGCTGATTATTGGAACGCGTTGCTTCTATCTTTGCGGGAACTTACCGAGTGGGTTATCAGGAAAGATACGGAACTCGGTTTGGCGGCTAGACAAGACGATCATAGAGCTTTCAG gcAACAATTAGAAGATAAACGACCTCTGGTAGAAAGCAGTTTACGCAGCGCTAGACAGTTCGTAGCGGGGGATCCTTCAGGAGAACTGGCTAGGAATTTGAGGAGGGAATTAGTGAAATTGTCCGATAAATGGAACGGTTTAATCGATAAAAGCGATCAATTGGCTAAAAGATTCGAACAAAACTCAATT AAACTCAAACAGTTGACGATGAATTTGGAGGAATCTTGTTCGGCGGTTTCTCGTTTGGAAAGGGCTACATTGAGTTGGAGCGGTCCTCGTAGCGCTGCGGAGGCTCGGGAGCTTTTGTCCGGTCTCCGTACGTTGGAACAGCAAGTTCCTTCGTTGCAAAGGACTTTGGAGGAAGCTAGGATTCAAGCTGCTAGTATTG GTAACACCTTACCGAATAATTTAGCCGCGCAATTGGAGGATTGCACTGCAAGGTGTAGAGCTCTACAAGCGGCCATTAGAGAAAGAAGAGACCAACTTACCGGCAGTACTCAAG GCGAAATATCCCCGGGCCCTTCGAGCGTCCAACCGCCGTGGGAACGCGCCACCACCCCAAACAAAGTCCCATATTACATAAACCACAGCACGGAAACCACCCATTGGGACCATCCGCACATGCTCGATTTAGCCGTTGGCCTTTTGCAATTGAACGAAGTCAGATTCAGCGCTTATCGTACGGCATCGAAATTGCGCgccatacaaaaaaaattgcgtCTCGATCTCGTCACGATAAGCGCGGCATCCGAAGCGTTCGACCTGCACGGCCTGCGAGCGCAGAACGACAAAATTCTAGACGTCGCCGACATGGTTTTGGTGCTGAGGGCGATATTCGGCAACGTCGCGCCGGACGACGGCGTCCCCCAAATCGACGCGCCCCTGTCGGTGGACCTCGCCTTGAACTGGCTGTTGAACGTGTACGACAGCCAACGCACCGGCCAGATAAGGGTGCTGAGCTTCAAAGTGGGGCTCACTCTCTTGTCCAAAGGCCACCTGGAGGACAAATACCGATATTTGTTCCGACTGATAGCGGATCCGCAGCAGAAGGCCGACCAAAGGAAATTGGGACTGTTGCTGCACGATATCCTGCAGGTGCCGCGCCAGCTCGGCGAGGTCGCGGCCTTCGGCGGCTCCAACATCGAGCCGAGCGTCAGGAGTTGCTTGGGCGACAGGGAGGAGCTGGAGGCGGCGCATTTTTTGGCCTGGTTGAAACAAGAACCGCAG tCTCTGGTATGGTTGCCGGTGCTGCACCGATTGGCGGCGGCGGAGAACGCCAAACACCAAGCGAAATGCAATTGTTGCAAACAATATCCGATAGTCGGACTCAGGTATCGGTGTTTGAAGTGTTTCAACTTCGATATGTGTCAGGGGTGTTTCTTTTCCGGTCGGCTGACTAAAGGGCACAAATTGAATCATCCGATGCACGAGTATTGCGCGGCCACAACGTCCGTCGAAGACGTCAGAGATTTTACGAAGGCTTTGAAGAACAAATTTAAGAGCAAAAGGTATTTTGCTAAGCATCCGAGAGTGGGGTATCTGCCGGTTAGATCGGTTTTGGAGGGTGACGAATTGGAGAGTCCCGTCGCTTCGCCGCAACACAACGATATGCATTCCag ATTAGAAATATACGCTAGCCGTTTAGCGGAAGTGGAGCTCCGAGCCGCGTCGCCGGAAGACGAACACCGCCTAATAGCCGACTACTGTCACTCGCTAGATGGCGGTCCGGCCAGTCCCGGTCAATTGATGCTCGTTATAGACGAAGAACAACGAGCCGAACTCCAAGAAATGATCCGAGAATTGGAAGTGGAAAATCAAGCGCTTCTCCAAGAATACGATCAACTGCAACGCGGCAGCAACCCCGTACCGCAACCGCAACCCCAACACGACGTTTTAGCCGAGGCGAGGCTGCTCAG ACAGCACAAGGGACGATTGGAGGCGCGGATGCAGATACTGGAAGATCACAATAGACAATTGGAGGCGCAGTTGCAACGTTTGAGGCAACTTTTGGACGAACCGGGGCCTAATTCTACTTTGCAGACTCGTAGCGTTACGGCGTCGCAATTGAATCAAGATACTCCGGCTAGGATGAATCAACCGCCGCCGCCGACTGACCACCGTTGA
- the LOC130898284 gene encoding proteasome subunit alpha type-4, with amino-acid sequence MARRYDTRTTIFSPEGRLYQVEYAMEAISHAGTCLGILANDGILLAAERRNTNKLLDEVFISEKIYKLNDDMVCSVAGITSDANVLTNELRLIGQRYLYQYGESIPCEQLVSWLCDVKQAYTQYGGKRPFGVSILYMGWDKHYGYQLYQSDPSGNYSGWKATCIGNNSSAAVSSLKQEYKEGQVTLADAKTLAIKVLAKTLDMAKLTSEKVEMATLTRKNDKTMINILNSKEVEELISEYEKSEAAAEALKKEQQKTTTA; translated from the exons ATG gCGCGTAGATATGATACTAGAACAACTATATTTTCTCCTGAAG GAAGATTATACCAAGTTGAATATGCTATGGAAGCGATATCTCATGCCGGTACCTGTTTAGGTATTCTAGCAAACGATGGGATATTACTAGCCGCAGAAAGACGTAACACCAATAAACTATTAGATGAAGTTTTTATatcagaaaaaatttacaaactcaatGA TGATATGGTATGTAGTGTTGCTGGAATAACTTCAGACGCGAACGTTCTCACTAACGAATTACGTTTAATCGGTCAAAGATACTTGTATCAATATGGGGAATCAATTCCTTGCGAACAATTAGTATCGTGGCTTTGTGATGTTAAACAAGCTTATACACAATATGGAG GAAAACGCCCATTTGGGGTATCTATTTTGTATATGGGTTGGGATAAACATTACGGTTATCAACTGTATCAATCTGATCCCAGTGGTAATTATTCGGGTTGGAAAGCAACTTGCATAGGGAATAATAGTTCC GCTGCTGTATCCAGTTTGAAACAGGAATATAAGGAAGGTCAAGTGACTTTAGCCGATGCGAAAACTTTAGCTATCAAAGTTTTAGCGAAAACCTTAGATATGGCTAAACTTACTTCTGAAAAag ttgaaatgGCGACGTTAACTCGTAAAAACGATAAAACCATGATAAATATACTGAATAGTAAAGAAGTAGAAGAACTTATTTCGGAATACGAGAAATCCGAAGCAGCAGCCGAAGCTTTgaaaaaagaacaacaaaaaacaacCACAGCTTGA